A stretch of the Azorhizobium caulinodans ORS 571 genome encodes the following:
- a CDS encoding response regulator transcription factor, with amino-acid sequence MTETTTPRLLIVEDDASFARALRRSFERRGYEVRLTSSLEGVQSVLSEVTPAYAVVDLKLAGGSGLECVKELHGRDGDMRIVVLTGFASIATAVEAIKLGACHYLAKPANTDDIEAAFGKGGGDPTIAVTARPTSLKTLEWERIHETLLETDFNISETARRLGMHRRTLARKLEKKRVP; translated from the coding sequence ATGACGGAGACCACCACACCCCGCCTGCTGATCGTCGAGGATGACGCGTCCTTCGCGCGCGCCCTGCGCCGCTCCTTCGAACGGCGAGGCTACGAAGTCCGGCTGACCAGCAGTCTCGAAGGCGTGCAGTCCGTGCTCTCCGAAGTGACGCCGGCCTATGCGGTCGTGGACCTGAAGCTCGCTGGCGGTTCCGGCCTTGAGTGCGTGAAGGAACTGCATGGCCGCGACGGTGACATGCGCATCGTCGTCCTCACCGGTTTTGCCAGCATCGCGACCGCCGTGGAGGCCATCAAGCTCGGCGCCTGCCACTATCTCGCCAAGCCGGCGAACACGGACGACATCGAGGCAGCCTTCGGCAAGGGGGGCGGCGACCCGACCATCGCGGTCACGGCCCGTCCCACGTCGCTGAAAACGCTGGAGTGGGAACGCATCCACGAAACGCTGCTGGAAACCGACTTCAACATTTCCGAGACCGCCCGCCGTCTCGGCATGCATCGCCGCACGCTCGCCCGCAAGCTCGAGAAGAAGCGTGTTCCCTGA
- a CDS encoding FAD-dependent oxidoreductase: protein MSPIVRQSGKTFGFHVPVVIIGAGAAGLVAALAAQEAGAEVLVLERDPVPRGSTALSAGLIPAAGTRWQTEAGIADSAAQFAADIMAKAHGEPDATLVARIAAEAGPAVEWLADTHGLPFSVISDFSYPGHSARRMHGLPSRSGEELVDALRGAAEARGIEILCDARVTQLHADENDRLLGVTLERPDGSTEEVALCQLVLACNGYGGNADLVRAHIPTLADALYFGHTGNQGDALLWGEALGAATRHLSGHQGHGSVAYPAGILITWATITEGGVQVNAEGRRFSNEMHGYSEQAAEVLRQPNRMAWTIFDTRIAGIARQFEDFRQAEAIGAIVTADTPQALAARTGLPADALISTLSDVERLKLDGATDTFGRAFRADQQLSAPFHAVRVTGALFHTQGGLVVDEHARVLRPDGTSLPNLYASGGAACGVSGSQASGYLSGNGLLTAVVLGRLAGSAAGAAVA, encoded by the coding sequence GTGAGCCCCATTGTCCGCCAGTCCGGAAAAACCTTCGGCTTCCATGTGCCCGTGGTCATCATCGGCGCCGGGGCAGCGGGCCTCGTGGCGGCACTGGCGGCGCAAGAGGCCGGGGCCGAGGTGCTGGTACTGGAGCGCGATCCGGTGCCGCGCGGTTCGACGGCGCTCTCCGCCGGTCTCATCCCTGCCGCCGGCACACGCTGGCAGACGGAGGCGGGCATCGCCGATTCGGCCGCGCAGTTCGCCGCCGACATCATGGCCAAGGCCCATGGCGAGCCGGACGCTACCCTCGTGGCACGCATCGCGGCGGAAGCCGGCCCGGCCGTGGAGTGGCTGGCCGACACCCACGGCCTGCCCTTTTCGGTGATCTCCGACTTCAGCTACCCCGGCCACAGCGCCCGGCGGATGCACGGCCTGCCGTCGCGCTCCGGCGAGGAACTGGTGGATGCCCTGCGCGGCGCCGCCGAGGCTCGCGGCATCGAGATCCTCTGCGACGCCCGCGTCACGCAGCTTCATGCCGACGAAAACGACCGCCTGCTGGGCGTCACGCTGGAGCGGCCGGACGGCTCGACGGAGGAGGTTGCCCTCTGCCAGCTCGTGCTCGCCTGCAACGGCTATGGCGGCAATGCCGATCTGGTGCGCGCCCACATCCCGACGCTCGCCGACGCGCTTTATTTCGGCCACACGGGTAATCAGGGCGATGCCCTGCTGTGGGGCGAGGCGCTGGGCGCGGCCACCCGGCATCTGTCCGGCCATCAGGGCCACGGCTCGGTGGCGTATCCCGCCGGCATCCTCATCACCTGGGCCACCATCACGGAAGGCGGCGTGCAGGTAAATGCGGAAGGGCGGCGCTTCAGCAATGAGATGCATGGCTATTCCGAGCAGGCCGCCGAGGTGTTGCGACAGCCGAACCGGATGGCCTGGACAATCTTCGACACCCGCATCGCCGGCATCGCCCGGCAATTCGAGGATTTCCGGCAGGCCGAGGCCATAGGCGCAATCGTTACAGCCGACACGCCGCAGGCGCTCGCCGCGCGCACCGGTCTGCCGGCGGACGCGCTCATCTCGACCCTGTCCGACGTGGAGCGGCTGAAGTTGGACGGCGCCACCGATACCTTCGGCCGCGCCTTCCGTGCCGACCAGCAGCTCTCGGCGCCATTCCATGCGGTGCGTGTGACCGGCGCGCTGTTCCACACCCAGGGCGGCCTCGTGGTGGACGAGCACGCGCGTGTGCTGCGGCCCGACGGCACATCCCTGCCCAACCTCTACGCCTCGGGCGGGGCAGCATGCGGCGTCTCGGGTTCGCAGGCGTCCGGCTATCTGTCAGGGAATGGCCTGCTCACCGCCGTGGTGCTGGGACGCCTTGCCGGATCCGCAGCGGGCGCCGCCGTCGCCTGA
- the leuC gene encoding 3-isopropylmalate dehydratase large subunit has protein sequence MAAKTARTLFDKVWDAHVVVQREDGQSLLWIDRHFLHEGSFHAFDKVAGRGASLARPDLTFGVEDHYVPTRVRQLDLIDPAIRRMMEQLRANTLRHKVRLFDVDDPAQGIVHVVGPEQGLTLPGLSIVCGDSHTATHGAFGALAFGIGASEVAHVLMTQTLWQNRPKRLRIRVEGRLAPGIVAKDVALSIIAAIGADGAAGHAIEYAGSVVRGLSMEGRLTLCNLSIEAGGRCGMIAPDATTLDYVRGRPYAPEGALFDAAAEAWLALGSDADAEFDREVVLDGDAIAPIVTWGTSPEDALPITATVPDPERVDDAAKAAHIRDAVSYMDLRPGQRLSDIAVDRVFIGSCTNSRIEDLRAAAAVLAGRSAKVPGLVSPGSALVKRQAEEEGLDAIFRAAGLEWVEAGCSMCVGMNGDLVPAGERCASTTNRNFKGRQGPGARTHLMSPAMVAAAAVTGHLTDMRPLLEGRN, from the coding sequence ATGGCGGCGAAGACCGCGCGAACCCTGTTCGACAAGGTGTGGGACGCGCATGTGGTGGTGCAGCGGGAGGACGGCCAGAGCCTGCTCTGGATCGACCGTCACTTCCTGCACGAGGGTTCTTTCCATGCCTTCGACAAGGTGGCTGGCCGTGGCGCTTCGCTGGCGCGGCCGGACCTCACCTTTGGCGTCGAGGACCATTATGTGCCCACCCGCGTGCGGCAGCTGGACCTGATCGATCCCGCCATCCGCCGCATGATGGAACAGCTGCGCGCCAACACGCTGCGCCATAAGGTGCGCCTGTTCGATGTGGATGATCCTGCGCAGGGCATCGTCCATGTGGTGGGGCCGGAGCAGGGGCTGACGCTGCCTGGCCTTTCCATCGTCTGCGGCGACAGTCACACGGCAACCCATGGCGCGTTCGGCGCGCTTGCCTTCGGCATCGGTGCCTCCGAGGTTGCCCATGTGCTGATGACGCAGACGCTGTGGCAGAACAGGCCCAAGCGCTTGCGCATCCGCGTGGAGGGCAGGCTGGCGCCGGGCATCGTCGCCAAGGACGTGGCGCTCTCCATCATCGCCGCCATCGGCGCGGATGGCGCGGCTGGCCATGCCATCGAATATGCAGGCTCGGTCGTGCGCGGCCTCTCCATGGAAGGGCGGCTCACGCTCTGCAACCTCTCCATCGAGGCGGGCGGGCGCTGCGGCATGATCGCCCCTGACGCCACGACCCTCGATTATGTGCGCGGGCGGCCCTATGCGCCCGAAGGCGCGTTGTTCGATGCGGCGGCGGAGGCGTGGCTGGCGCTCGGCAGTGATGCGGATGCGGAATTTGACCGTGAGGTGGTGCTGGATGGCGATGCCATAGCGCCCATCGTCACTTGGGGCACGAGCCCCGAGGATGCGCTGCCCATCACCGCCACCGTGCCTGATCCCGAGCGGGTGGACGACGCGGCGAAGGCCGCCCACATCCGCGATGCCGTCTCCTACATGGACCTGCGGCCGGGCCAGCGGCTCAGCGACATTGCGGTGGACCGCGTCTTCATCGGCTCCTGCACCAACAGCCGGATCGAGGATCTGCGCGCCGCCGCCGCCGTTCTAGCGGGGCGTTCCGCCAAGGTGCCGGGGCTCGTGTCGCCCGGTTCCGCACTGGTGAAGCGGCAGGCGGAGGAGGAGGGACTGGACGCCATCTTCCGCGCCGCCGGCCTTGAATGGGTGGAAGCCGGCTGCTCCATGTGCGTCGGCATGAATGGCGATCTCGTGCCGGCCGGTGAGCGCTGCGCCTCCACCACCAATCGCAATTTCAAGGGCCGGCAGGGGCCCGGCGCCCGCACGCACCTCATGTCTCCCGCCATGGTGGCTGCGGCGGCCGTGACGGGCCATCTCACCGACATGCGCCCGCTGCTTGAGGGGAGGAACTGA
- the leuD gene encoding 3-isopropylmalate dehydratase small subunit: MQPFIRLESIGCPLPLTGVDTDQLIPARFMKRSRAEGYGGYLLHDLRFEGEGKPIADFPLNQPLYQSAEVLVARRNFGSGSSREAAVYALADFGFRCVVAPSFGDIFASNAVNNGLLPARVSEADCEALLAGLATQNRMVVDLEACTIVCGNLSVPFEVDPVWRTKLLNGWDDIDLTLSRQAEIAAFTASDASLRPWMAPRRPE, translated from the coding sequence ATGCAGCCCTTCATCCGGCTCGAATCCATCGGCTGCCCGCTCCCGCTCACGGGCGTTGACACCGACCAGCTTATCCCCGCGCGCTTCATGAAGCGCTCGCGGGCGGAAGGCTATGGCGGCTATCTGCTGCATGACCTGCGGTTTGAGGGGGAGGGCAAGCCGATTGCCGACTTCCCGCTCAACCAGCCGCTCTATCAGAGCGCGGAAGTGCTGGTGGCGCGGCGCAATTTCGGCAGCGGCTCGTCCCGTGAGGCGGCGGTCTATGCGCTGGCGGACTTCGGCTTCCGTTGCGTTGTGGCACCCAGTTTCGGCGACATCTTCGCCTCCAACGCCGTGAACAACGGCCTGCTGCCCGCACGCGTCTCGGAGGCTGATTGCGAGGCGCTGCTGGCGGGGCTCGCAACGCAGAATCGCATGGTGGTGGACCTTGAGGCCTGCACCATCGTCTGCGGCAATCTGAGCGTCCCCTTCGAGGTGGACCCCGTGTGGCGCACCAAGCTGCTCAATGGTTGGGACGACATCGACCTCACCCTGAGCCGGCAGGCGGAAATCGCCGCCTTCACGGCCTCCGACGCGAGCCTGCGCCCATGGATGGCGCCGCGCCGTCCGGAATGA
- a CDS encoding GntR family transcriptional regulator, with product MSSVEPLKARRLYLLLRDRILSGEASPESRLPSEPALASTYGVSRVTVRRALDELAREGLIERRPGSGTFVSGNAASAPMVADFSNVLTHLVEMGRRTGVKLLSFGYLAPTPALAEELKLEAGERVQRSVRVRLIDGQPFSYLVTHVPERIGISYSEADLASTPLLELLERSGLAAERASQTIGAALAGPEVAQALDLEIGAALLSMTRVVYEPSGRGIEHLQALYRPDRYSFHLDLVRTGDVGERRWAPVAVPRGLETKAAAKAPANQKRRPKRADPQRRTAR from the coding sequence ATGTCGAGCGTCGAACCGCTGAAGGCCCGCCGGCTCTACCTGCTCTTGCGCGACCGCATCCTCAGCGGCGAGGCGAGCCCGGAGAGCCGTCTGCCGAGCGAGCCGGCGCTGGCCTCCACCTATGGCGTGTCCCGCGTCACCGTGCGCCGCGCGCTCGATGAACTGGCCCGCGAGGGCCTCATCGAGCGCCGCCCCGGCTCCGGCACCTTCGTCAGCGGCAATGCCGCTTCCGCGCCCATGGTGGCGGACTTCTCCAACGTGCTCACGCATCTGGTGGAGATGGGCCGGCGCACCGGCGTGAAGCTGCTTTCCTTCGGCTATCTCGCGCCGACGCCCGCGCTGGCGGAAGAGCTGAAGCTGGAGGCGGGCGAGCGGGTGCAGCGCTCAGTGCGCGTGCGCCTCATCGACGGCCAGCCCTTCTCCTATCTGGTCACCCACGTTCCCGAGCGCATCGGCATTTCCTATTCGGAGGCGGATCTGGCCTCCACCCCCCTGCTGGAACTGCTGGAACGCTCCGGCCTTGCCGCCGAGCGGGCGAGCCAGACCATCGGCGCGGCGCTCGCCGGCCCGGAGGTGGCGCAGGCGCTGGATCTTGAGATCGGCGCGGCGCTGCTGTCCATGACCCGTGTGGTCTATGAGCCCTCCGGGCGCGGGATCGAGCACCTGCAGGCGCTCTACCGGCCGGACCGCTATTCCTTCCATCTCGATCTTGTCCGCACGGGCGATGTGGGCGAGAGGCGCTGGGCGCCGGTCGCCGTTCCGCGCGGTCTCGAAACCAAGGCCGCAGCCAAAGCACCGGCCAATCAGAAAAGACGCCCGAAAAGGGCCGATCCTCAGAGGAGAACTGCGAGATGA
- a CDS encoding ABC transporter substrate-binding protein, producing MTIWTTPLGRRAVLKGSTAALATLAMPAIVRGAEPAPIKVGVLQPVTGALAMDGEYGRTGAEFAIAAVNAAGGIKSLGGAKLEMVFGDARSNPEAGTQEVERMQGEGVVAVVGGFASGICLAASQTAARYDLPYLVDVGVSDQIVQRGLKNTFRFGPGFGVCTRSALDNLARINEAAGKPAKTVVLVHEDGLFGSGLAKVMQAELPKLGFEILDTIPVPTPSRDLSNVVLRLRSLNPDIVMPSTYYGETVLLARTMQQQRVRPKAVYGVLNGAASNMRFVKEFPEAADKIMDCNHWYDPRKAGAQALLKAVADAGKGWNYNLPMNYSCVGLLADALERAGSTDRAKVIDALAASTWADHVMPYGPTKFVDGQNQGAAPVSLQVQNGAIRVVYPEAFSDAKAIFPVRS from the coding sequence ATGACCATCTGGACGACGCCTCTCGGCCGTCGTGCGGTCCTGAAGGGCAGCACGGCAGCGCTTGCGACCCTCGCCATGCCCGCCATCGTGCGCGGTGCTGAGCCCGCGCCCATCAAGGTGGGCGTGCTCCAGCCGGTCACCGGCGCGCTGGCCATGGATGGTGAATATGGCCGCACCGGTGCCGAATTCGCCATCGCCGCCGTGAACGCGGCGGGCGGCATCAAGTCGCTCGGCGGCGCCAAGCTTGAGATGGTGTTCGGCGATGCCCGATCGAACCCCGAGGCGGGCACGCAGGAAGTGGAGCGGATGCAGGGCGAGGGCGTGGTGGCCGTCGTCGGCGGCTTCGCCAGCGGCATCTGCCTTGCCGCCAGCCAGACCGCTGCGCGCTATGACCTGCCCTATCTCGTGGACGTGGGCGTCTCGGATCAGATCGTCCAGCGCGGCCTCAAGAACACCTTCCGCTTCGGCCCCGGCTTCGGCGTCTGCACACGGTCGGCCCTCGATAATCTCGCCCGCATCAACGAGGCCGCCGGCAAGCCGGCCAAGACCGTCGTGCTGGTGCACGAGGATGGCTTGTTCGGCAGTGGCCTCGCCAAGGTGATGCAGGCGGAACTGCCCAAGCTCGGCTTCGAGATCCTCGACACCATTCCGGTGCCGACCCCCTCGCGTGATCTGTCCAACGTGGTGCTGCGCCTGCGCTCGCTGAACCCGGACATCGTGATGCCGAGCACCTACTACGGCGAGACGGTGCTGCTCGCCCGCACCATGCAGCAGCAGCGCGTGCGGCCGAAGGCGGTCTATGGCGTGCTGAACGGCGCCGCCTCCAACATGCGCTTCGTGAAGGAATTCCCCGAAGCCGCCGACAAGATCATGGACTGCAATCACTGGTACGACCCGCGCAAGGCAGGCGCCCAGGCGCTGCTGAAGGCGGTGGCGGATGCCGGCAAGGGCTGGAACTACAACCTGCCCATGAACTATTCCTGCGTCGGCCTGCTGGCGGACGCGCTGGAGCGCGCCGGCTCCACGGACCGCGCCAAGGTGATCGACGCGCTTGCCGCCTCCACCTGGGCGGACCATGTGATGCCCTACGGCCCCACCAAGTTCGTGGACGGCCAGAACCAGGGCGCGGCTCCGGTCTCGCTTCAGGTGCAGAACGGTGCCATCCGCGTCGTCTATCCGGAGGCCTTCTCCGACGCCAAGGCCATCTTCCCGGTCCGGTCCTGA
- a CDS encoding branched-chain amino acid ABC transporter permease, whose amino-acid sequence MYSLPILLEATVNGLLTGAIYALVALGLTLVYGVLHIINFAHGAFLTLAMFAVWIAFSVFGLDPYLAIPVLALLFFAVGYGTQRYVIGPASHGDDGNILLVTLGLSIVLENVLLALFRADTRTIATDYAFDVFEVGPMLISRARLYGFLAAMVVAVLLWLLLARTDTGKAIRAVAKEKLGASLVGINVKHIFAVTFGIGCATLAIAACLLMPIFYVNPRVGQAFVLVAFTIVVLGGMGSIPGAVIGGLFIGVVESLTGLFLGDSLGQIGIFLIFILVLLLRPSGLFGARA is encoded by the coding sequence ATGTATTCGCTCCCCATCCTTCTGGAAGCCACGGTGAACGGGCTGCTCACCGGCGCGATCTACGCGCTGGTGGCGCTCGGTCTAACGCTTGTCTATGGCGTCCTGCACATCATCAATTTCGCCCATGGCGCGTTCCTGACGCTGGCCATGTTCGCGGTATGGATCGCCTTCAGCGTCTTCGGGCTCGATCCGTATCTGGCCATTCCCGTGCTGGCGCTGCTGTTCTTCGCCGTCGGCTATGGCACGCAGCGCTATGTGATCGGCCCGGCGAGCCATGGGGATGACGGCAATATCCTGCTGGTGACGCTCGGCCTCTCCATAGTGCTGGAGAATGTGCTGCTGGCACTGTTCCGCGCCGATACGCGCACCATCGCCACCGATTATGCCTTCGACGTGTTCGAGGTGGGCCCGATGCTCATCTCCCGTGCGCGGCTCTATGGCTTCCTTGCCGCCATGGTGGTGGCGGTGCTGCTGTGGCTGCTGCTGGCCCGCACCGACACCGGCAAGGCCATCCGCGCCGTCGCCAAGGAGAAGCTGGGCGCGAGTCTCGTCGGCATCAATGTGAAGCACATCTTCGCCGTGACCTTCGGCATCGGTTGCGCGACGCTCGCTATCGCCGCCTGCCTGCTGATGCCCATCTTCTATGTGAACCCGCGCGTCGGTCAGGCCTTCGTGCTGGTGGCCTTCACCATCGTGGTGCTGGGCGGCATGGGCTCCATTCCCGGCGCGGTCATCGGCGGGCTGTTCATCGGCGTGGTGGAGAGCCTCACAGGCCTCTTCCTCGGCGACAGCCTGGGCCAGATCGGCATCTTCCTCATCTTCATCCTTGTCCTGCTGCTGCGGCCCAGCGGCCTGTTCGGAGCCCGGGCCTGA
- a CDS encoding branched-chain amino acid ABC transporter permease, which translates to MTRGILPLLALVVLIAALPLVTASNTAINFVVFVLIIALGAQGWNLLGGVGGQFSFGHAAFFGTGAYVSAVLQARFGVNAWVAFAAGVAMGALVGWVIGFLSFRAGLRGSYFALVTLAFAEVLRILANALPITGGGAGLLLKLDLGLGNFQFSSRAVFLWIALALVAAGLLLCRWIADSRFGAQLVAVRENEDAARALGVDVLKVKLKAITLSGALTAAAGAFYLQYFLYLDANIAYGVWISVEVLLAAMVGGRGTVLGPLVGAFALHGLGDVTKQYAGGIPGIDLAVYGAVLIFVVAFAPSGLIGLVQRLFARRSTAAQGGA; encoded by the coding sequence ATGACGCGCGGCATCCTCCCCCTTCTCGCCCTTGTGGTACTCATCGCGGCGCTGCCGCTGGTGACGGCCTCCAACACGGCCATCAATTTCGTCGTCTTCGTGCTCATCATCGCTCTGGGCGCGCAGGGCTGGAACCTGCTCGGTGGTGTCGGCGGCCAGTTCTCCTTCGGCCATGCGGCCTTCTTCGGCACGGGCGCCTATGTCTCGGCCGTGCTTCAGGCCCGCTTCGGCGTGAACGCCTGGGTGGCCTTCGCGGCCGGTGTCGCCATGGGCGCGCTGGTGGGCTGGGTCATTGGTTTCCTGAGCTTCCGGGCCGGCCTGCGTGGCTCCTATTTCGCTCTTGTCACGCTCGCATTCGCGGAAGTGTTGCGCATTCTTGCCAATGCCCTGCCCATCACCGGCGGCGGCGCGGGCCTGCTGCTGAAGCTCGATTTGGGCCTCGGCAACTTCCAGTTCTCCAGCCGCGCCGTTTTCCTCTGGATCGCGCTGGCGCTGGTGGCGGCGGGGCTTCTGCTGTGCCGCTGGATCGCGGATTCTCGCTTCGGCGCGCAGCTCGTCGCCGTGCGCGAGAATGAGGATGCGGCGCGCGCGCTCGGCGTCGACGTGCTGAAGGTGAAGCTCAAGGCCATTACCCTTTCCGGCGCGCTCACCGCCGCTGCCGGGGCCTTCTATCTTCAGTATTTCCTCTATCTCGACGCCAACATCGCCTATGGCGTGTGGATCTCGGTGGAGGTGCTGCTGGCGGCCATGGTGGGCGGCCGGGGCACGGTGCTCGGGCCGCTGGTGGGCGCTTTCGCGCTCCATGGCCTCGGCGATGTCACCAAGCAATATGCCGGCGGCATTCCCGGCATCGATCTCGCCGTCTATGGCGCGGTGCTGATCTTCGTGGTGGCCTTCGCCCCCTCGGGCCTCATCGGGCTGGTGCAACGTCTGTTCGCCCGCCGCTCCACGGCCGCGCAGGGAGGCGCATGA
- a CDS encoding ABC transporter ATP-binding protein, which produces MLEVSDITMRFGGLVAISDASLSVPKGGLVGLIGPNGAGKTTLFTIIAGFQMPTAGRVRFDGADITSQPAHVRAQHGIARTFQIVQPFAGLNVRENIAVGSYLRHPRRADAHAKAEAVAAQVGLAAELDKPAASLTVAGRKRLELARALATEPKLLLLDEVLAGLNPSEIRDIIPVIEGIRASGVTILMIEHVMQAVMSLCEQVYVLAQGRMIAHGPPREVCADAQVIEAYLGKGAAGRINGGEAAHA; this is translated from the coding sequence ATGCTGGAGGTCTCCGACATCACCATGCGCTTCGGTGGCCTCGTCGCCATCTCGGACGCCTCCTTGAGCGTGCCGAAGGGCGGGCTCGTGGGGCTCATCGGGCCGAACGGCGCCGGCAAGACGACGCTCTTCACAATCATCGCCGGCTTCCAGATGCCGACCGCTGGCCGCGTGCGGTTCGATGGGGCGGACATCACCAGCCAGCCGGCCCATGTGCGGGCGCAGCACGGCATCGCCCGCACCTTCCAGATCGTCCAGCCCTTTGCCGGGCTGAACGTGCGGGAGAACATCGCGGTGGGCTCCTATCTGCGCCATCCGCGCCGGGCCGATGCCCACGCGAAGGCGGAAGCGGTGGCGGCGCAGGTGGGTCTCGCGGCGGAGCTGGACAAGCCGGCGGCGAGCCTCACGGTTGCCGGACGCAAGAGGCTGGAACTTGCCCGCGCGCTTGCCACCGAGCCCAAGCTCCTGCTGCTGGACGAGGTGCTGGCGGGCCTCAACCCCTCCGAGATCCGCGACATCATTCCGGTGATCGAGGGCATCCGCGCCAGCGGCGTCACCATCCTGATGATCGAGCATGTGATGCAGGCGGTGATGAGCCTGTGCGAGCAGGTCTATGTGCTGGCACAGGGCCGCATGATCGCCCACGGCCCGCCCCGCGAGGTCTGCGCCGATGCGCAGGTGATCGAAGCCTATCTCGGCAAGGGCGCCGCCGGGCGCATCAATGGCGGGGAGGCGGCCCATGCTTGA
- a CDS encoding ABC transporter ATP-binding protein, which translates to MLEVRGLRAGYGAVEVLRGIDLQVKAGEIIAVLGSNGVGKTTLNKVLSGVLPLSAGEVTFEGRRLNGLSPADIVEAGLIHVPEGRKIFPNMSVRENLELGSYRRARPRRAANLERVFTTFPRLRERMTQAAGTLSGGEQQMVAIGRGMMAEPKLLILDEPSLGLSPLLVEEMFALIQRLNAGGLPIMLVEQNVVQSLEMASRAYIIENGLVTLEGAAADIRSDPELKRAYLGL; encoded by the coding sequence ATGCTTGAGGTTCGCGGCCTGCGCGCGGGCTATGGCGCCGTTGAGGTGCTGCGCGGCATCGACCTTCAGGTGAAGGCGGGTGAGATCATCGCCGTGCTCGGCTCCAACGGCGTTGGCAAGACAACGCTGAACAAGGTGCTCTCGGGCGTGCTGCCGCTCAGCGCGGGCGAGGTGACGTTCGAGGGGCGGCGGCTCAATGGCCTGTCGCCGGCGGATATTGTCGAGGCGGGGCTCATCCATGTGCCGGAGGGGCGCAAGATCTTCCCGAACATGAGCGTGCGGGAAAATCTCGAGCTCGGCAGCTATCGTCGTGCCCGTCCGCGCCGCGCGGCCAATCTGGAGCGGGTGTTCACCACCTTCCCCCGCCTGCGCGAGCGCATGACGCAGGCTGCGGGGACGCTCTCCGGCGGCGAGCAGCAGATGGTGGCCATCGGGCGCGGCATGATGGCCGAGCCGAAACTGCTGATCCTCGATGAACCCTCCCTCGGCCTTTCGCCTTTGCTGGTGGAGGAGATGTTCGCGCTCATCCAGCGGCTGAATGCGGGGGGGCTGCCCATCATGCTGGTGGAGCAGAATGTGGTGCAGTCGCTGGAAATGGCGTCGCGCGCCTACATCATCGAGAACGGGCTGGTGACGCTGGAAGGCGCGGCCGCCGACATCCGCAGCGATCCCGAACTCAAGCGCGCCTATCTGGGGCTTTGA